The Microterricola viridarii nucleotide sequence GCGCCGTGACCGTGCACCGGAGCATCGCTGCCCCCTGATTACTCGCGATGCTAGCGCAGACGACACGCCGCGCCCCGCACGCCCCGCCGCGCCCCGCAGGCCGTTCTTAGACGAGCCAGAGCACCCCGACGGCCAGTGCGAAGACGGCGAGCACGCCGTTGATCGGCAGCGAGGAGAACTCCCGGCGGCGCACGTGCACGACGGCGGCCACGATCTGCACGAGGACGAGTGCGAAGGCGGCGACGACCGTGAGCCACGGCAGGATCCCGGTTGCCTGCGGCAGGACGAGGCCCAGGCCGCCGAGGACCTCGAGCACGCCGATGGTCTTCACCTGGCTCGGCTTGAAGCTGTTCACCCACGGCATCTTCGTGCCGATCGTCTCGTAGGGCGTCGTGGCCTTCATGAACCCGGCCAGCAGGTAGAGGGCGGCGAGGACGCCGGTGGCGATCCAGAGTGCGATGGTCATGTGTTCTCCCAGAGTCGGTGGATGCGGGCATCCGATGGTTACGATTAGTGAGTAACGCACGGACAGTCAGTCATCATTCCGCACTGGGGCCCTGCACTTCTCGGTGCGTCACGCACCTGAAGGTAAGTAATGGAGGCGTTCGACATGGCTGAGACAGGCATCGATGGGACCCTGGAGGACCGGGGGCCGTGCAGCGCCGGCCATTCGGGCAGCGGCCTGATCAAGGACGTGCTGGCCCGCATCGGCGACAAGTGGAGCCTGCTCGTCATCGGCATGCTCGACGCCGGCCCGCAGCGCTTCACCGCGCTTCACCGCAACGTGACCGGCATCTCGCACCGCATGCTCACCCACACCCTGCGCCAGCTACAGCGCGACGGGCTCGTCTCGCGCACCAGCTACCCCGAGATTCCGCCGCGCGTCGAGTACGAGGTCACGCCGCTCGGGCGCACCCTGATCGAGCCGGTGCTCGGCCTCGTGCGCTGGGCGGATGCCCACCACGACGAGATCCAGCAGAGCAGGGCGGCGTACGACGCGGAGCTCTGAGAGCTCGCCCCGCGCCGGGCGAATTATTCCTTGCCCTTCGCCAGCATCGTGGGGGTAGCCTGAAGCAAAGAATGACTCGGTGGGGTGTTGTTCCCCCGGGCCTGGCAACTGCAGCACGCGGAGGTCGACATGTCACCCAAGCCCACCGGACGATTCGCCCACCGCGATGACGGCCTCTACCTGCTGCTGGACCGGCTCTTCGCCGCACCGATCGCGGACGTCTGGTTCAGCCTGACGAATCCGCACGAGATGGAGAAGTGGATCGGCACCTACACCGGGCAGCCGTACACGGGCGGGGTCAAGTTCCGCATGACCAGCGAGCCGGAGGCCGAGTGGGAGTACGTGAGCATCCTGGAGTGCCACGCCCCGCACAGCTTCCTGGCCGAGTCGCGGGAGGGGCCGGACAAGATGCGCGTGTTCTGCCACCTCACCGAGGCCGGCGGCCTGACCACGCTGACCCTCGGCCAGCGCCTGCACAACCCCACTGAGGCCGCGACCATGGGCCCCGGCTGGGACTACTACCTCGACCGGCTGATCGCCGCCCGTGCGGGCAAGACGCTGCCGGAGTGGGAGCACTACTACCCCGCGCACGCCAGCTATTACAAGGAGCTGGTGGTTCCCGGCAAGAGCGCGTAGGCGCGTCAACGCGGCATCCGCTCCCCCGGCAGGACATACTGTTGGCAACGAGTCGGTCGCCACGAGGCTGCCACAACGAGGGGGCCACCCATGCCACGCGGAACGATCGTGCACCGCGCACGCGCAGAGCAGCACAACCCGAAGCCGAGCATGTTCCACGAGCACCCGCTGCGCTGGGGCTTCACGGTGACGATCGGCGTGCTCATCGCGCTGGTGCTCGCGCTCACGCTGTTCAACCTCAGCTCGGTGCTGATCTCGGTTTTCGCCGCGCTGTTCATCGCCCTCGGGCTCGACCCACTGCTGCGTTGGTTCCAGAAGCTCGGGCTGCCGCGGGGCTGGGCGATCGTCACCGTGATCGCGCTCATCGTCGGGCTGATCGCCACGATCCTGCTCATCGTGATCCCGTTCCTGGTCGGTCAGATCCAGGAATTCGTGCGCACAGTGCCCGCGCAGTTCGCTGCGCTGGAGTCGAGCGGCTGGTTCGCCCAGCTCGACGAACGCACCGGCGGCGTCATCGGCAACATCACCGACTGGGCCCAGAAGACGATCTCCGACCCGAAGTTCTGGGCGACGATCGGCGGCGGGGCGCTGCAGGTGGGCGTCGCCGTGACGGATGCCGTGAGCAGCGCCTTCTTCGTCGCGGTGCTCACCATCTGGTTCGTGGCGGGCCTCGACACCATGAAGATCGCCGCCTACTCGCTCGTCGCGGCATCCCACCGTGAGGTGTTCAGCGGGTACGCCAACAGGATCTTGGACTCGGTCGGACGCTACCTGAGCGGCATGGTCGTGCTGGCGTTCATCAACTCGGTGTTCAGCGTGATCGTGCTCAGCCTGGTCGGCGTGAGCTTCGCGTTCATCGTCGGCGTCATCGTGTTCTTCATCACGCTGATCCCGCTCATCGGTACGGTCATCACGACGGCGTTCATGACGGTCATCGCGCTCTTCGTCTCGCCGACGGCGGCACTGATCACCCTGATCTCGATGCTGATCTACATGCAGGTGGAGGCGTACATCCTCACCCCGCGCGTGATGAGCAAGGCGGTGCAGGTGCCCGGCTCGATCGTGCTGATCTCGGCCCTCGCCGGCGGCACGCTGGCCGGCCTCGGCGGCGCGCTCGTGGCGATCCCGATCTCGGCCGGCATCATCCTGCTGATCCGCGAGGTGCTGATCCCGGCGAAGGCCCGCAGCTAGGGGATCCCGCGGCTCCCCTCCCCACGTCGACTCCCCTCCCCACGTCGGCTGAGGGAGCGAGGAACGAGCGACCGAAGCCCCGGAGCCAACCCGAACCGCTGGTCGAGTAGCGAGGAACGAGCGTATCGAGACCCCGCACGAGAGACGGTCTCCCGCCGGAAACCGGGTCTCGATACGGCCCTAGCGGGCCTACTCGACCACCGGGAGATCTGCACGTCGGCTCGAGGGCGCCGGTCTCGCGCGGTTGGCTTCGGTCGCTGGCGCTCCCTCGAGCCAACGGGACTGGGTCGACCCGCGCCGCCCCTCCGCTCCCCACGTCGGCTGGAGGGCGCCGCGCCGCGACGAAGGAGCAGCGCAGCGCCCGAAGCCCCGAGCGGATCCACGGACACCGCAGCCTGCGGCATCCGCGCGATCAGGCGACCGGCGCGCGCTGCCCGCGCACGGCCGGGGCGAGGCGCGCGGGGTCGAGGTTGATGCGGCGCAGCAGCTGGGCGTTCAGCGCGACGACGATCGTCGAGAGCGACATCAGCACGGCTCCTGCCGCGGGCGAGAGCACGAAGCCGACCCCGGCCAGCACTCCGGCGGCCAGCGGCACCGAGATGACGTTGTAGCCGGCCGCCCAGACCAGGTTCTGGATCATCTTGCGGTAGCTCGCGTGCGAGAGCTCGATGATCGAGAGCACGGCCCGCGGGTCGTTGGCGGCCAGCACGACGCCGGCCGACTCGACGGCCACGTCGGTTCCGGCTCCGATCGCGATGCCGACGTCGGCGCGGGCCAGCGCGGGGGCGTCGTTCACGCCGTCGCCGACCATCGCCACCGTGAGTCCGCGCGCCTGCAGCTCGGCCACCTGCGCGGCCTTGTCGCCGGGCAGCACCTCGGCGAACACCTCGTCGATGTCGAGGTCGGCGCCGACCGCATCCGCCACCTGCTTGGCGTCACCCGTGATCATGGCGACCCGGATGCCGCGCGCGTGCAGTGCCGCGATGGCCGCGCGCGACTCGGCGCGCACCTCGTCCTGCAGGGCGAAGGCGCCCAGCACAGCGGCCGCGGGCACGGCTGCCGCGGGCACGGCTGCCGCGGGCACGGCTGCCGCGGCGGAGCCGGCGCGCACCAGGTACAGCACGGAGGCGCCGCGGGCCTTCCACCCGTCGACCTCCTGCTGCATTTCGGCCGGCACCTCGAGGTTCTCGTCCGCGAGCAGGCGCGGGCCGCCGACCGCGTACTCGGCGCCGTCGACGACGGCGCGCACGCCGATGCCGGTGAGGGAACGGAAGTCGGCGACGTGGCCGAAGCGCGCCTCGTCCTCTGGCGCGGCGGCATCCGCACGCTGGGCGGCCTCGGCGAGCGCGGCGGCCACGATGGCGCGGGCCACCGGGTGCTCGCTCGACTGCTCGGTCGCGGCGGCCAGGCGCAGCACCTCGCCGCGCTGCTGACCGCCGGCGACGGCGACATCCGTCACCGCGTGCTCGCCCTTGGTGAGGGTGCCGGTCTTGTCGAACAGCACGACCTCGACGTGGCGCATGCGCTCGAGGGCGAGGCGGTTCTTCACGAGCACGCCGGCGCGGGCCGCGCGCTCGGTCGAGATCGCGATGACCAGCGGGATCGCCAGGCCGAGGGCGTGCGGGCAGGCGATCACGAGCACCGTGACGGTGCGGGTGATGGCGTCGTCGACGCTGCCGAGCAGCATCCAGGCGATGAAGGTGAGGACGCCGGCCCCGGCGGCGAAGTAGAACAGCAGCGCCGCGGCGCGGTCGGCGAGCGCCTGGGCGCGCGAGCTGGAGGCCTGGGCCTCGGCGACGAGGCGCTGGATGCCGGCGAGCGCGGTCTGGTCGCCGACGGCGGTCACCCGCACCCGGATGGCGCTGTCGGTGGCGACGGTGCCGGCCACGACCGTGTCGCCGACGGCGCGCGGCACGGCGGCGGACTCCCCCGTGATCATCGACTCGTCGAGTTCGGCGGCGCCGTCGACGATCACGCCGTCGGCCGGGACGCGGGCACCGGAGCGCACGAGCACGACGTCGCCGGCGGCGAGCTCGCCGATGGCCACCTCGGTGATGTCGTTGCTGGTGGCGGCGCCGTTGACTCTCTCGGCGGTGTCCGGCAGCAGGGCCGCGAGGGCGTCGAGGGCCCCGGATGCCGCGCCGAGTGCCCGCATCTCGATCCAGTGGCCGAGCAGCATGATGACGATGAGGAGCGCGAGCTCCCACCAGAAGTCGAGGTCGAGCCCCCAGCCGAGGCTCGTCGCCCAGGAGGCGATGAAGGCGACCGAGATCGCCATCGAGATGAGCGTCATCATGCCGGGCTGGCGGCTCTTGAGCTCGCGCACCGCGCCCTGCAGGAAGGGCAGGCCGCCGTAGAAGAAGATGACGGTGCCGAGCACCGGGGCGATCCAGGTGGATCCGGGGAACTCGGGCAGGTGGTAGCCGAGCAGGTGCGCGACCATCGGGCTGAAGATCACGACGGGGATGGAGAGCACCAGGCTCCACCAGAACTTGTCGCGGAACATCGCGACGCTGTGCCCGGCGTGCTCGCCATGCGAGTGCACGGCGTGGTCGTCCATGTCGTGGCCGGCGTGGCCGCTCATGTCGTGGCCGGCGTGCTCGTGGGCGGCCATGTCGTGGGCACCGTGCTCGTGCGAGCCCGGGTAGTGGCCGGTCATCTCGTGGCTGGCATGGCTCGTGTGCGCGTCATCCGCCCCGTGTCGTGTCTCGTTCTGCATGGCGCATTCCCTCCGTCAGACGATTCAACCATATACCCCCTAGGGGTATTCCGGGCTGGTTGGGCGGCGCGGTGGGCCGGAACGGTCGCAGAGCGGATGCCGCTCAGCCGCGTCGCGGTCCGAGCGCACGGGCCCGGTTCAGCAGCAGGGCGCGGTCTCGCTCGTTGCCGGCGAGCGCCGCCGCGCGCTCGTACTCCTCCCGAGCTTCCTCCCGCCGACCCAGTTTCTGCAAGAGGTCGGCGCGCACGCTCGGCAGCAGGTGGTAGCCGGCGAGCCGGCCCTCGGCGACGAGCGCGTCCACCAGCACGAGCCCGACGGCCGGCCCGCGCGCCATCGCGAGCGCGACCGCGCGGTTGAGGTCGACGACGGGCGAGGGCACCCGCCGGGCCAGCCGCGCATAGATGTCGGCGATCTGCGCCCAGTCGGTGGCATCCGCCGTCAGCGCGCGGGCATGGCAGGCGGCGATCTCGGCCTGCAGCTGGTAGCCCCCGGGCTCGGTCCCGCGGGCGGCCGCGCAGCGCTCCGCCCGCTCGAGGGCGGCGAGGCCGCGCCGGATCAGCAGCTGGTTCCAGCGGCCGCGGTCCTGTTCGAGCAGCAGGATCGGCTCGCCCTCCCGCGTGGTGCGCGCGCCCAGCCGCGAGGACTGGATCTCCATCAGGGCGACGAGCCCGTGCACCTCGGGCTCCCGCGGCAGCAGCTCGGCGAGCACGCGGCCGAGCCGCAGAGCCTCCCGGCAGAGCTCCGGCCGCATCCAGTCGTCGCCGGAGCTGGCCGAGTAGCCCTCGTTGTAGATCAGGTAGACCACGGCGAGCACCGAGTCGAGCCGGGCGGCGAACTCGGCCCGCTCCGGCACCTCGAACGGCACCCCGGCGGCGGTCAGCGCCTTCTTGGCGCGCACGATGCGCTGCTGAATGGTCGCGGTCGGCACGACGAAGGCCCGGGCGATCTGCTCGGCCGTGAGCCCGCCGAGCAGGCGCAGGGTGAGCGCGACCCGGGCGTCGCGGCCGAGCACCGGGTGGCAGGCGATGAAGATCAGCCGCAGCAGCTCGTCGTCGATCGGCTGCAGCACGGCGAGGTCCGGTCGGGTCTGCACCGACAGCGGGGCCCCGGCCAGCGCGCTCGCGGCGGCGGCGGCCGGCGCGGTTCCGGATGCCGCGGCGGCCGCCTCGGCCGCGGCATCCGCGACCCGCAGCTCCTCGGCGAGCGCCGCGGCCCGGTGCTCGAACGCGGCCTGCCGGCGCCACTGGTCGATCGCCCGGCGCTTGGCGACGGTGGTGAGCCAGGCCCCCGGGTTGCGTGGGACGCCGGAGCGCGGCCACTGCTCGAGCGCGTCGACGAGGGCGTCCTGGGCCAGTTCCTCGGCCTGGCCGACGTCACCGGCAAAGCGCACCAGCGTGGCGATCAGGCGGCCGGACTCGATCCGCCACACGGCCTCGACGGCGCGGCGCGCGGATGCCGCGGCCTGCGCAGCGTCCGGCGCGTCCGCGGCGGCGCCCGTCATCCGGCACCCCTGCTGCTGTGCACGCGCATGCCGCCGTGCGCCAGTTCGCAGGCCTCCGCGCCACATGGTGTGGCGCGGAGCACCACGAACTGGCGCAGGGCGGCGGCGTGGCTCACGCGGTGCGCGACGTGCCCATCTCCTCGCGCCAGGCCTTCTCCTTCTGCACGTACTCGTTGCTCTGGTCGAAGTCGGCGAGCTCGAACACCTGGCGCACCTCCACCTGGCCCTCCGGCAGCGGGATGCGCTTGGCCCACTCGATCGCCTCCTCCTTGGAGGCGACGTCGATGATCCAGAAGCCGGCCAGCAGCTCCTTCGACTCGGTGAACGGGCCGTCGACCACGGTGCGGTCGTCGCCGTCATAGGTCAGGCGCACGCCCTCCGACGTCGGGTGCAGGCCCTCGCCGGCCAGGATCACGCCGGCCTTGAGGAGCTCCTCGTTGTACGCGCCCATCCGGTTGAGCGCCTCCTCCTCCGGGCCGTTGGTGACGGAGTTGGACTCGTCGGACTGCAGCAGCATCATGAACTTCATGGTCATACCCTCTCGATCGGTGTGAGGCAGAACCGCCTCACACCCAGACGTCGAACGGGCGGGGCCCGGATCGACACGGCATCCGAAATTCTCCGAAAAGTTTTCGGTTGGCTCCACAGTACGAGCCCGGATGCCGCCGCGACAGTGCCCCGGCTACTCCCCGCGCCGCTCTGCACCCGCCTCGGCGGGTGCAGCGGCCTCCGCGGCGGCCTTGATCGAGGCGAGCCGCTCATCCCAGCCGCTGGCCACCCGCTCGAGCCGCCGTGCGGCCTCGCCGAGCGCGGCGCCGACGGCCCGGTAGCGCAGCTCGCGGCCGTGCCGCTCGGCCTCGACCAGGCCGGCTCCGCGCAGCACCTCGAGCTGCTTGGCGAGGGCCTGCCTGCTGATCGGGAACTCCGTGCTCAGTGCCGACGCTGAGGCCGGCTCCGCGCCCAGTCGCACCAGGATCTGCCATCGGGTGTCGTCGCCGAGGGCGGCGAAGACGGCGGTCAGCGGGGCCGGCCGGGCCCCAGACGGCGCAGCACTCATACCGCGGCCGCTTCGAGGTGGGCCTTGGCCGCGTCGAGCTCGACCTCCCAGCCCTCCGTGTTGTTCTCGAGGGCGGCGCGGCGCTTGGCCGCGTCGACGGGGAGCGCGGCGAACCCGGTCTCCAGCACGCGCAGGGTGACGCCGCCCGGCCGCTCGCTGATCCAGAACTCGACGAGGGTCGTCGCCTCCGTGGCATCCGAGCCCGAGCGGTCGACGCCCTCGAGGTTGAACCATCGGAAGGCGGCGTAGCGCGGGGGCTCGAGGGCGACGGTGCGCAGCGGGAACTCGCCGTACGTCGGGTCAATCACCACGACGTAGCCGTCCTCCTGGCGGATCTCGTGCTCGACGACGGTGCCGGTGTTGATGTACCAGCCCGGCTCCGCGATCAGCGCCCAGACCCTCTCGGCACTGGCGTCAATCTCGATGCTGCGCTCGATGCTGTCCAGCTCGTCGCGCTCCACTGTCTCGGTCATGGTGAATCCCTTCCTCGACCTGCAACCACATAATTGCACGACGAAACGCGTCCTGCAACCGTTTGTTTGCACGTCTGTGTGCGGCGGCATCCGTCGGGCCGGCGCGCTGCCGCTGCCACCGCCACCGCCGCTAGGCTCTGGCCATGAGCGCGCAGGAGGATCTGTTCGACGGCCCGGCCGTGCCAATGCCGGAGCCCGGTGGCGGCAGCTTCGGCTGGGCGATCTTTAGCGCGGAGGCGGATGCCGCACCCGTCGCCGTCCCGGCCCCGGTTCGCCACGTCGAGGGCTACACCCCCTTCCTCGCCTTCGCGCGGGAACACGGGGTCAGCCCCGCCGGTCTCGCCGGCGACCCGCTCGCCCTGCTGCGCTTCGCCCAGAGGCACAGCGCCGCGCTGAACGAGGACCCGCGGCTGCGCGCGGCGGCGACGGTCTTCCTCGGCAACACCATCGCCGCACTGCGGACAGATGCGAACTGGCGCGCGATCGGGGTGGGGCGGCCGGGCGAGGTCGGTGCCGGGCGGATGAGCTTTGACGTCGGGAGCATTCTCGATGCGATCACCGCGATACCGCCGAACAGCGCCGGCACGGTCGCGGGCTCCGACACACCGCCGCCAGAGGGCGCCGCCGCGATGCTCGCTGAGTGGGCCGCCGCAGAACAGGACGACGCACGCGACGCCGCCGCGCAGGAGCGCCGGCTTGAGCGACTGCGCGCCTGGTCGGCGCCGCAGCCCGCGCCATCCGGGGCTCCGCGCTACACCCGGCCGATCCTGCCCGCAACCGACTACTCCGATACCGCTGGGCAGCCGATCCCCTATGGCAACCGCTGGGGCGCGGACGGCCCGGACCCCGACAGCTACAGCCGGGTCAGCCACCCCGAGCGCTTCGCCGGGCTGCACACCGTCACGAACGCCCTGATCGACTATCTCCAGCAGGCCTACGCGGTGAGCGTGCGGCGCGAGAGCGCGGTGCCCGACGCCCCCGGCGGCGGCTTCGACCCGCCGCTGCTGCACGCGCAGGACGACGTGGTCGAGGTCGTGCGGGTCGTCCCGGAGAGCCCGGATGCCGCGCCGCTCAGCTTCGCGTTCACCGCGTTCCCCGGCGTCTTCGTCGAGGCCGGCGTGCTGCACACCTTCCCGCACCCGATCTGCGGCTGCGACGCCTGCGACGACACCGTCGAGGCGCAGGCCGAGGAGCTCGAGGAGCTCGTGCTGGCGGTGGTGAACGGCGCCTACGCGGAGGAGCTGGGCTCCGGGCCGGGCGCCGAGGTGAGCCACAGCCTCGTGTTCTTCGACGAGGACGGGGCACAGACCGGCTCCCGCAGCGGCAGCGGGGGCGCCCCGACGACGGTGTCGGCCGAGCGGCTGGCTGCGGCATCCGCCACCCTGGCCGCACTGCCCCACGGCTGGCGGGCCTGGCCGCGGCGCGGCTGAACCCTCCTACGCCAGTTCAGCACGGAGTGCGCCAGCTCAGCTGGCGCACTCCGTGCTGAACTGGCGTGGGTGGCCGGCACGCGACGGCCGCGACGAGCCGCGCGGACCGCGGCGGCCGCCTAGGCGGCCGGCTCCGCGCGCTCCAGCCCGGCGGGCACCGGCTGGCTGTGGTGCGGCTCGTCGCCGAGTGACGCCTGCAACTGCCACAACTGCACGGTCAGCTCGTCGATCACGTGCGCGTACTCGGCCGAGTGGTAGACGTTCACCAGCTCCTCGGGATCGAGCTGCATGTCGTAGAGCTCCCACTCCGGCGGGTAGACGTGCTCGGAGCTGCCGGGCAGCCCCATTCCGTCGTTGTAGAAGTAGATCAGCTTGTACCGCTCGGTGCGGATGCCGTAGTGCGCCAGCGCGTGGTGGTGCTGGTCGTCGTTCTCGTAGTACCGGTAGTACACGCCGTCCCGGGTGGGCGCGTCCGGCGAGTGCGTCAGCTGCGGCCAGAAGCTCACCCCCTGCATTCGCTCGGCCGGCTCCACTCCGGCCGCCTCCAGGATCGTCTGGGCGAAGTCGACGTTCGTCACCATCTGCTCCAGCGGCTCGCCCGGCTCGATCGCGTTCGGGTAGCTCAGCACCAGCGGCATCAGGATCGACTCCTCGTACATGAACCGCTTGTCGAACCAGCCGTGGTCGCCGAGGAAGAAGCCCTGGTCCGAGGTGTACATCAGCAGGGTGTCGTCGAAGTCGCCGCGCTCCCGCAGCCAGTCGGTGACCCGGCCGACGTTGTCGTCGACCGAGGCCACGCAGGCCAGGTAGTCCTCCATATAGCGCTGGTACTTCCACAGCCCCAGCTCCTCCGGGGTGAGCCCCTCCGGCGGCGCGACCTTGAGGTCTTTCATGGTCAGGTATTCGGCGACCCGCATCGTCGCGTGCTTGGCGGCGCTGGAACGGCCGGCGTAGTCGTCGTCGAACGTGGCCGGCACCGGGATCCGCTGGCCGGCGTACATGCCCTGGTGCTTCTCGTCCGGCTCCCAGGAGCGGTGCGGCGCCTTGTGGTGGATGAGCAGGCACCACGGCTCCTCCCCCTCTAGGGAGTTGACCCAGTCCATCGACAGGTCGGTGATGATGTCCGTGGCGTAGCCCGGCTCGATCCGGATGCCGTCGGCGCTGAGGATCTGCGGATTGAAGTACTCGCCCTGCTCGCGCAGCACCGCCCAGTAGTCGAAGTCCTGCGGGTCGTGCCCCTCGCCCTCGCCCATGTGCCACTTGCCGACGATGCCCGTGCGGTAGCCCTGCGCCTTCAGCAGCGACACGAACGTCGTCTGCGAGGCGTCGATCGGGGTGTCCAGCGTCGTCACACCGTTGACGTGACTGTGCGTGCCGGTCAGGATCGACGCCCGGCTCGGCGTGCACAACGCGTTGGTGCAGTAGCAGTGGTCGATGCGACGCCCCAACGCGGCGATCTCATCGATGCGCGGGGTCTGGTTGACCACCGAGCCGTACGCGCTGATCGCGTGCGCGGCGTGGTCGTCGGTCAGGATCAGCACAATGTTGGGGCGCTTGCTGGGTGTCTTCATCGGTTCTCGTCCTGTTGTGAAGCGGTGTTGCGGTGTGGTGGTGACGGCGTGAGCGCGGGTGCCGCGGCGCCAGTGCGTACTGGCGCCGCGGCATCCGGTGCCCGCCGGGGCGGGCGGGTGCTGCGTTACTTCGTGCCGGCGGCGAGGAACAGCTCGCTGGTGAAGTACGTGGCGGGGTCGGCCGGGTCGGTGACCTTGCCTGCGCCCACGAAGTAGTTGTTCATGCCGGTGAGCCAGCTGTGAACGGTGCCGTCCTCGATCAGGGCGTCGAGCTCAGCCGAGTCGAAGTAGGTGACGTTGCCCGCGTCGGTCTTGACGACCTCGGGGTCGAGCTTCATCATCTTCGCGGTGAGCGCGATGACCTCGTCGAGGTTGGCCTTGCGGTAGTCGAGGGCCTCGCGCACGACCTGCAGCACCTTGGTGGTGGCCTCGGGGTTCTCGGCGACGAAGTCGTTGGCGCCGACGAAGCCGGAGGCGAACGCGACGGTGTCCTTGAAATCCTCGTTGGAGGCGAGGATGTTGAGGTCGGGAACCTGCGTCTCGATGGTGCTGATCAGCGGGTACCAGAGGCCGGCGGCGTCGACCTGGCCGGAGGCGAAGGCGGCGACGGCCGTGGCCGGGTCCATGACGACCTTCTCGACGTCGGCGATGGTCATGCCCGCCGACTCGAGGGCGAGGTTGAGGATCATGTCGCCAGAGGTGCCCTCCGGCACGGCGACCGTCTTGCCCTTGAGGTCCTTGATCGACTCGATGCCGGGCTGCGCGATCACGCGGTCGCCGTTGCCGGTGGCGTTGACGGAGATGACCTGGGCCTGGCCGGAGGCGGGCAGCCACATGGCGCCCGGGCCGACGTAGCCGAAGTCGAGGTCGCCGGTGCCGAGGGCCTGGATCTGCAGCGGGCCGTTGGTGAAGACGGGGGTCTCTGCCTTGAGGCCGTACTTCTCCCACAGGCCGAGCTCCGCGGCGATGGCGTGGACGCTGGCGCCGTTGAAGTCGGCGATGTAGCCGAAGGTGATCTCGATGGGCTCCTCGGCGGGAGCGGCGCTCTCGGCACCGCCGCTGCGGGGGTGTCGCCGGCGGCGCAGCCGGTGAGAACGAG carries:
- a CDS encoding DoxX family protein, whose protein sequence is MTIALWIATGVLAALYLLAGFMKATTPYETIGTKMPWVNSFKPSQVKTIGVLEVLGGLGLVLPQATGILPWLTVVAAFALVLVQIVAAVVHVRRREFSSLPINGVLAVFALAVGVLWLV
- a CDS encoding winged helix-turn-helix transcriptional regulator, coding for MAETGIDGTLEDRGPCSAGHSGSGLIKDVLARIGDKWSLLVIGMLDAGPQRFTALHRNVTGISHRMLTHTLRQLQRDGLVSRTSYPEIPPRVEYEVTPLGRTLIEPVLGLVRWADAHHDEIQQSRAAYDAEL
- a CDS encoding SRPBCC domain-containing protein, with the protein product MSPKPTGRFAHRDDGLYLLLDRLFAAPIADVWFSLTNPHEMEKWIGTYTGQPYTGGVKFRMTSEPEAEWEYVSILECHAPHSFLAESREGPDKMRVFCHLTEAGGLTTLTLGQRLHNPTEAATMGPGWDYYLDRLIAARAGKTLPEWEHYYPAHASYYKELVVPGKSA
- a CDS encoding AI-2E family transporter — translated: MPRGTIVHRARAEQHNPKPSMFHEHPLRWGFTVTIGVLIALVLALTLFNLSSVLISVFAALFIALGLDPLLRWFQKLGLPRGWAIVTVIALIVGLIATILLIVIPFLVGQIQEFVRTVPAQFAALESSGWFAQLDERTGGVIGNITDWAQKTISDPKFWATIGGGALQVGVAVTDAVSSAFFVAVLTIWFVAGLDTMKIAAYSLVAASHREVFSGYANRILDSVGRYLSGMVVLAFINSVFSVIVLSLVGVSFAFIVGVIVFFITLIPLIGTVITTAFMTVIALFVSPTAALITLISMLIYMQVEAYILTPRVMSKAVQVPGSIVLISALAGGTLAGLGGALVAIPISAGIILLIREVLIPAKARS
- a CDS encoding heavy metal translocating P-type ATPase, producing MQNETRHGADDAHTSHASHEMTGHYPGSHEHGAHDMAAHEHAGHDMSGHAGHDMDDHAVHSHGEHAGHSVAMFRDKFWWSLVLSIPVVIFSPMVAHLLGYHLPEFPGSTWIAPVLGTVIFFYGGLPFLQGAVRELKSRQPGMMTLISMAISVAFIASWATSLGWGLDLDFWWELALLIVIMLLGHWIEMRALGAASGALDALAALLPDTAERVNGAATSNDITEVAIGELAAGDVVLVRSGARVPADGVIVDGAAELDESMITGESAAVPRAVGDTVVAGTVATDSAIRVRVTAVGDQTALAGIQRLVAEAQASSSRAQALADRAAALLFYFAAGAGVLTFIAWMLLGSVDDAITRTVTVLVIACPHALGLAIPLVIAISTERAARAGVLVKNRLALERMRHVEVVLFDKTGTLTKGEHAVTDVAVAGGQQRGEVLRLAAATEQSSEHPVARAIVAAALAEAAQRADAAAPEDEARFGHVADFRSLTGIGVRAVVDGAEYAVGGPRLLADENLEVPAEMQQEVDGWKARGASVLYLVRAGSAAAAVPAAAVPAAAVPAAAVLGAFALQDEVRAESRAAIAALHARGIRVAMITGDAKQVADAVGADLDIDEVFAEVLPGDKAAQVAELQARGLTVAMVGDGVNDAPALARADVGIAIGAGTDVAVESAGVVLAANDPRAVLSIIELSHASYRKMIQNLVWAAGYNVISVPLAAGVLAGVGFVLSPAAGAVLMSLSTIVVALNAQLLRRINLDPARLAPAVRGQRAPVA
- a CDS encoding RNA polymerase sigma factor; this translates as MTGAAADAPDAAQAAASARRAVEAVWRIESGRLIATLVRFAGDVGQAEELAQDALVDALEQWPRSGVPRNPGAWLTTVAKRRAIDQWRRQAAFEHRAAALAEELRVADAAAEAAAAASGTAPAAAAASALAGAPLSVQTRPDLAVLQPIDDELLRLIFIACHPVLGRDARVALTLRLLGGLTAEQIARAFVVPTATIQQRIVRAKKALTAAGVPFEVPERAEFAARLDSVLAVVYLIYNEGYSASSGDDWMRPELCREALRLGRVLAELLPREPEVHGLVALMEIQSSRLGARTTREGEPILLLEQDRGRWNQLLIRRGLAALERAERCAAARGTEPGGYQLQAEIAACHARALTADATDWAQIADIYARLARRVPSPVVDLNRAVALAMARGPAVGLVLVDALVAEGRLAGYHLLPSVRADLLQKLGRREEAREEYERAAALAGNERDRALLLNRARALGPRRG
- a CDS encoding YciI family protein, giving the protein MKFMMLLQSDESNSVTNGPEEEALNRMGAYNEELLKAGVILAGEGLHPTSEGVRLTYDGDDRTVVDGPFTESKELLAGFWIIDVASKEEAIEWAKRIPLPEGQVEVRQVFELADFDQSNEYVQKEKAWREEMGTSRTA
- a CDS encoding ArsR/SmtB family transcription factor, which gives rise to MSAAPSGARPAPLTAVFAALGDDTRWQILVRLGAEPASASALSTEFPISRQALAKQLEVLRGAGLVEAERHGRELRYRAVGAALGEAARRLERVASGWDERLASIKAAAEAAAPAEAGAERRGE
- a CDS encoding SRPBCC domain-containing protein, giving the protein MTETVERDELDSIERSIEIDASAERVWALIAEPGWYINTGTVVEHEIRQEDGYVVVIDPTYGEFPLRTVALEPPRYAAFRWFNLEGVDRSGSDATEATTLVEFWISERPGGVTLRVLETGFAALPVDAAKRRAALENNTEGWEVELDAAKAHLEAAAV